The following proteins are co-located in the Oryzias melastigma strain HK-1 linkage group LG8, ASM292280v2, whole genome shotgun sequence genome:
- the LOC112146413 gene encoding nucleus accumbens-associated protein 1 isoform X3: MAQTLQMAIPNFGNNVLECLNEQRLQGLYCDVSVVVKGHAFKAHRAVLAASSSYFRDLFSSSSNGAGGSSSEINPTVVELPPAVQPQSFQQILAFCYTGRLSMTVGDQFLLMYTAGFLQIQQIMEKGTEFFLKVSSPSCDSQGLHAEEAPPSEPQSPVTQTSNGAGRPASSLTPLPLVSRVKTEQPASQPEAAAPYSVVCTPVAKRLWEGGSSRDGGGFSSSGGGGARKTARYSQEAARGSAIQSPGALGLAMGMGVTTTSLAGMVASGAMGGSASTNGSSAGALGVSDGASPGTLSTYASDSPISYHDDEEEEEGTEESAEEHYRQICNMYTMYSMLNMGAAAAGERVEALPDHTETRGRMRGRDLTCLPAELIAQIGNRCHPKLYEEGDPAEKLELVSGTSVYISRAQLMNCHVSAGTRHKVLLRRLLAAFFDRNTLANSCGTGIRSSTNDPSRKPLDNRVLHAVKFYCQNFATSFKESEMNAIAADMCTNARRVVRKSWIPKLKLLMAESDAYSAFLPDGVKTEEDALGADPSFDPAALEATSGASVESGGSSGESLPGVGGEGGALF; this comes from the exons GCTCATCGAGCTGTTCTGGCTGCGAGTAGCTCCTATTTCCGAGACCTCtttagcagcagcagcaatggTGCTGGTGGCAGCAGCAGTGAGATAAACCCAACGGTGGTGGAGCTCCCCCCCGCGGTGCAGCCACAGAGCTTCCAACAGATTCTAGCTTTCTGCTACACTGGCCGTCTCAGCATGACGGTGGGAGACCAGTTCCTCCTCATGTACACCGCTGGCTTCCTTCAAATCCAGCAAATCATGGAAAAGGGGACGGAATTCTTCCTCAAG GTGTCTTCCCCTAGCTGTGATTCCCAGGGCCTCCATGCGGAGGAGGCCCCCCCATCAGAGCCCCAGAGCCCCGTAACACAGACCAGTAATGGTGCGGGCCGCCCGGCCTCCAGCCTGACGCCTCTACCTCTGGTATCACGGGTGAAGACGGAacagccagccagccagccgGAGGCAGCTGCCCCCTACTCTGTGGTTTGCACTCCCGTAGCCAAGCGTCTTTGGGAGGGTGGAAGCAGCCGAGACGGAGGGGGGTTTAGTTCCAgcggagggggaggagctagaAAGACGGCCCGTTATTCCCAGGAGGCGGCGCGAGGCAGTGCTATCCAAAGCCCCGGAGCGCTGGGCCTTGCTATGGGAATGGGCGTCACCACAACAAGCTTGGCGGGCATGGTGGCCAGTGGGGCAATGGGCGGCAGCGCCAGCACCAATGGCAGCTCTGCAGGAGCGCTCGGTGTGTCGGATGGTGCCAGCCCCGGAACCTTGAGTACGTACGCTAGTGACTCCCCCATCAGCTACCATGAcgacgaagaagaagaagaaggaacgGAGGAGAGCGCCGAAGAGCACTATAGACAAATCTGTAACATGTACACCATGTACAGCATGCTCAACATGGGGGCAGCAG cagctggTGAGCGTGTGGAAGCTCTGCCGGATCACACGGAAACACGCGGGCGGATGCGAGGCCGGGATCTCACTTGTCTTCCTGCAGAACTCATCGCTCAGATTGGCAACCGCTGCCATCCCAAACTGTACGAGGAGGGAGACCCTGCTGAGAAACTCGAGCTAGTCTCAG GTACCTCAGTGTACATATCGCGAGCCCAGCTTATGAACTGTCACGTGAGCGCAGGGACCAGACACAAAGTACTGCTGAGGAGGCTGCTGGCTGCCTTCTTTGACAG GAACACTTTGGCCAACAGCTGTGGAACCGGAATCCGCTCGTCCACCAACGACCCGAGCCGCAAGCCCCTGGACAACAGAGTGCTCCACGCAGTCAAAT TTTATTGCCAGAATTTCGCCACCAGCTTCAAAGAGAGTGAGATGAACGCCATCGCAGCGGACATGTGCACTAACGCCCGGCGTGTGGTGCGTAAGAGCTGGATACCCAAACTAAAGCTGCTGATGGCCGAGAGCGACGCCTACTCCGCTTTCCTCCCCGATGGCGTCAAAACGGAGGAGGACGCTCTGGGGGCGGACCCCAGCTTTGACCCCGCGGCTTTGGAGGCCACCAGCGGTGCCAGCGTGGAGTCTGGCGGCTCGTCGGGGGAATCTCTGCCGGGCGTGGGCGGGGAGGGAGGAGCGTTGTTCTAA